One segment of Dehalococcoidia bacterium DNA contains the following:
- a CDS encoding PhzF family phenazine biosynthesis protein, which translates to MRTIRHVDAFTTVPLEGNPAAVVDGEDLSTDVMQRIALNQHLSETVFLLPPEDPSNHARLRIFTPDTELPFAGHPTLASAHVLVSEGRVSLAVGEALRLETGAGVIPVEIGAGEPPRYTMTQARPAFRDATETREEIAAWIGLRPEDVVHAEHVSTGLFWLLAQISSLDAMMRVQPDFGALAGKEISIFCIGAEQPDAQVHVRTFAPGAGVTEDPVTGSSNGCIGALIARLGLLPQREGVIEYVAEQGIEMKMPGRVFVRLTGTGDEMQVQVGGYAVTVLRGELLLPG; encoded by the coding sequence ATGCGCACCATCCGCCACGTCGACGCCTTCACGACGGTACCGCTGGAGGGGAATCCGGCGGCGGTCGTCGATGGCGAGGACCTCTCGACGGACGTCATGCAGCGCATCGCGCTTAACCAACATCTGTCGGAGACGGTGTTCCTGCTGCCGCCGGAAGATCCGTCCAATCATGCACGCCTACGCATCTTCACGCCGGACACCGAGTTGCCCTTCGCAGGCCATCCCACGCTCGCTTCAGCACACGTGCTCGTGAGCGAGGGGCGCGTTTCACTGGCAGTTGGCGAGGCATTGCGGCTCGAAACCGGCGCGGGCGTCATTCCCGTCGAGATCGGTGCAGGTGAACCGCCGCGCTACACGATGACGCAGGCCAGGCCCGCGTTTCGGGATGCGACCGAGACGCGGGAGGAGATCGCGGCCTGGATCGGGCTGCGCCCCGAGGACGTCGTCCACGCCGAGCACGTGTCGACCGGGCTGTTCTGGCTGCTCGCGCAGATCTCGTCGCTCGATGCGATGATGCGCGTGCAGCCGGACTTCGGCGCGCTTGCCGGCAAGGAAATCTCGATCTTCTGCATCGGCGCCGAGCAGCCCGACGCACAGGTGCATGTGCGCACCTTCGCACCGGGCGCCGGCGTCACGGAGGATCCGGTCACCGGCAGTAGCAACGGCTGCATCGGCGCGCTCATCGCCCGGCTGGGGTTGCTGCCGCAGCGCGAAGGCGTCATCGAATACGTGGCGGAGCAGGGCATTGAGATGAAGATGCCGGGACGCGTGTTCGTGCGTTTGACGGGGACGGGCGACGAGATGCAGGTGCAGGTCGGCGGCTACGCGGTCACCGTGCTGCGTGGCGAACTGCTGCTCCCGGGCTGA
- a CDS encoding NTP transferase domain-containing protein — translation MALAAIIIATARAPWSDAAIALLPWNDGQSLIEFHIAQLKAAGVRDIEVVLGHDAERVIPVVSGGDTEPIVNALWEHDAASSLRAGAAAVVRGTTAAFIVDVAEPRASAVLRALIDAHAEGDSDVTLPGFGGMHGTPLIMSDRALAALRNVRGNADQWSIVERFPDTTRVVAVESDQGLIRIGSLDDYHRAKRALGAG, via the coding sequence ATGGCGCTCGCTGCGATCATCATCGCGACAGCGCGCGCCCCCTGGTCAGACGCAGCGATCGCACTCCTTCCGTGGAACGACGGCCAATCCTTGATCGAGTTTCACATCGCGCAGCTCAAAGCAGCGGGTGTCCGCGACATCGAAGTCGTGCTCGGACACGACGCGGAACGTGTGATTCCAGTCGTCTCGGGAGGAGACACCGAGCCGATCGTGAACGCGCTGTGGGAGCACGATGCGGCATCGTCGCTGCGCGCGGGCGCGGCGGCAGTCGTGCGGGGTACCACCGCCGCCTTCATCGTCGATGTGGCGGAGCCGCGTGCCTCCGCCGTCTTGCGCGCACTGATCGATGCGCACGCCGAAGGTGACTCAGACGTCACGCTGCCAGGATTCGGGGGTATGCATGGGACGCCGCTCATCATGAGCGATCGTGCGCTTGCAGCGCTGCGCAACGTCCGCGGAAACGCCGATCAATGGTCGATCGTCGAGCGGTTTCCCGATACGACGCGCGTGGTCGCCGTCGAGTCGGATCAGGGCCTGATCCGCATCGGCTCGCTCGATGACTATCACCGAGCGAAGCGTGCATTGGGTGCGGGCTAG